A single Candidatus Deferrimicrobiaceae bacterium DNA region contains:
- the xrt gene encoding exosortase has protein sequence MSRQNHIYTAVVGILFIVSYWFPFREAAYGMMTGELSHGFLIIAISGYLVWIKHKQLTKIPLIPLILPGSILLITGCFVYLIGRFGDMALVQEGSIVLTLLGLILLFAGYKLFLALLLPVLYLLFMFPFFSVLLGKYSIYFQVLSANIATNLLALTGMPAIQEGKFIILPHTTLDVVKECSGINHILTLVALSIPLALISRLSFIGKILLVLLSFFVGLFSNGVRIGMIGIWMKFQPDASIHGPFNTLIVSTFIMGVGSFLLLIVFILINKIFPSNRVETCFEDPPKHEINLGQVSNRNASVLAFIILSITGLFAFNAQQSPFPDYMPTMNIPLLLDSWAGKEVFILEEPYEDQNSDSKIKRIYTDPSGNKIKLFVAYFATQQKGKKLFNYYFDELNIGSVNENIGPFQTRMAIKGTKDSNKTVYFGYLIGGTITSNRFYAKYLLILNRVLHNKNSGMFYAVTIPMQYLKTEPISTGTAPHIVVRLLSEIARNAQL, from the coding sequence ATGAGCAGACAGAATCACATCTACACAGCGGTAGTTGGCATTTTGTTCATTGTGTCGTATTGGTTCCCCTTTAGGGAGGCAGCGTACGGCATGATGACTGGTGAGCTATCGCACGGTTTTTTGATAATTGCTATTAGCGGTTATCTGGTTTGGATAAAACATAAACAGTTGACCAAAATCCCGTTAATTCCATTAATTCTTCCAGGGTCTATTTTGTTGATCACGGGTTGCTTTGTTTACCTGATCGGGCGATTTGGTGATATGGCTTTAGTTCAAGAAGGATCGATTGTTTTAACTCTGCTCGGGTTAATACTTTTGTTTGCAGGATACAAACTGTTTTTAGCCCTTTTGCTCCCGGTCCTTTATTTGTTGTTCATGTTTCCGTTTTTTTCTGTTCTATTGGGGAAATACAGTATTTATTTCCAGGTATTGTCAGCAAATATCGCAACAAATTTACTTGCATTGACAGGCATGCCCGCAATACAAGAGGGTAAATTTATAATTCTTCCGCACACAACACTTGACGTGGTAAAGGAGTGTAGTGGAATCAACCATATCTTGACATTGGTAGCTTTATCAATTCCGTTAGCATTGATTTCAAGGCTTTCGTTTATTGGTAAAATATTATTGGTTCTCTTATCCTTCTTCGTAGGATTGTTTTCAAATGGCGTACGTATCGGAATGATTGGCATTTGGATGAAGTTCCAACCAGATGCTTCGATTCATGGCCCATTCAATACTCTTATTGTTTCAACTTTTATTATGGGAGTAGGGTCTTTTCTGCTATTGATCGTATTTATTTTGATAAATAAGATTTTTCCGTCGAATCGGGTTGAGACATGTTTCGAAGACCCGCCAAAACATGAAATCAACCTGGGGCAGGTTTCGAATAGGAATGCTTCCGTGCTGGCTTTTATCATTTTGTCAATAACTGGTTTATTTGCATTTAATGCTCAGCAGAGCCCATTTCCTGATTATATGCCAACAATGAACATCCCTTTACTGCTTGATTCATGGGCAGGCAAGGAGGTTTTTATTCTTGAAGAACCTTACGAAGATCAAAATTCTGATTCTAAAATCAAAAGAATTTACACAGACCCTTCCGGGAACAAAATAAAACTTTTCGTTGCTTATTTCGCAACCCAACAGAAAGGGAAAAAACTATTCAACTATTACTTTGACGAACTTAACATTGGTTCGGTCAATGAAAATATTGGCCCCTTTCAAACGCGGATGGCAATTAAGGGGACAAAAGACTCAAACAAAACGGTGTATTTTGGCTATTTGATTGGAGGCACCATCACTTCCAATCGCTTTTACGCAAAGTATCTTCTGATCCTGAACCGTGTGCTTCATAACAAAAATAGCGGAATGTTTTACGCGGTGACGATTCCGATGCAATATCTGAAAACAGAGCCAATTTCAACGGGGACAGCTCCACATATCGTCGTCCGCCTACTTAGTGAAATCGCAAGAAACGCCCAATTGTGA
- a CDS encoding DegT/DnrJ/EryC1/StrS family aminotransferase: MKVPFLDLKAQYDTIKEEIAVAIQSVLDKTAFAGGPFVAKFEEEFATFCGTKHALGVGSGTDALWLALAGLGVGAGDEVITVPNTFIATTEAISYRGATPVFVDVDPKTWLMDPAKLESAITPKTKAILPVHLFGQMCDMDPIMAIAKKHNLFVVEDACQAHGATYKGRMAGSIGDAAAFSFYPGKNLGAYGEAGGMVTNNDEVAAKARMLRDHGQAKKYYHSMIGWNMRMDGIQGAILSVKLKHIKQWNEARHRNAKLYDELLAGIPGVVTPSEADYGKAVYHIYAICVKDRDAVIAKLAEKDVHCGIHYPVPLHLQEAYAFLGKGQGSFPVAEKGASEYVSLPMYAELNIEQIQNAVDHFKLIISEPMINR, from the coding sequence ATGAAGGTTCCCTTTCTCGACCTCAAGGCCCAGTACGACACCATCAAGGAAGAGATCGCCGTCGCCATCCAGAGCGTTCTCGACAAGACCGCTTTCGCCGGCGGCCCCTTTGTCGCAAAATTCGAGGAAGAATTCGCGACGTTCTGCGGCACGAAACACGCGCTCGGCGTGGGCAGCGGAACCGATGCGCTCTGGCTCGCCCTCGCCGGTCTCGGCGTGGGGGCGGGCGACGAAGTCATCACGGTCCCCAACACCTTCATCGCCACGACCGAAGCCATCAGCTATCGCGGCGCCACGCCGGTCTTCGTCGACGTCGATCCCAAAACCTGGCTGATGGATCCGGCCAAACTTGAATCCGCCATCACGCCCAAGACCAAGGCGATCCTCCCGGTGCACTTGTTCGGCCAGATGTGCGACATGGACCCGATCATGGCGATCGCCAAGAAGCACAATCTTTTCGTGGTCGAGGATGCCTGCCAGGCGCACGGCGCCACCTACAAGGGCCGAATGGCCGGCTCGATCGGCGACGCCGCCGCGTTCAGCTTCTATCCCGGCAAGAACCTGGGCGCCTACGGCGAGGCCGGCGGCATGGTCACGAATAACGACGAAGTCGCCGCCAAAGCCCGCATGCTGCGCGATCACGGCCAGGCGAAAAAATACTACCACTCGATGATCGGCTGGAACATGCGGATGGACGGCATCCAGGGCGCCATCCTCAGCGTGAAGCTCAAGCACATCAAGCAGTGGAACGAAGCCCGTCACCGCAACGCGAAGCTGTACGACGAACTGCTGGCGGGCATCCCCGGCGTCGTGACGCCGTCCGAAGCCGATTACGGAAAGGCCGTCTACCACATCTACGCGATCTGCGTGAAGGATCGCGACGCCGTCATCGCGAAGCTGGCCGAAAAGGACGTCCACTGCGGCATCCACTACCCGGTGCCCCTCCACCTGCAAGAGGCCTACGCCTTCCTCGGAAAAGGGCAGGGGAGCTTCCCTGTGGCCGAGAAGGGCGCATCAGAATACGTGTCGCTGCCGATGTACGCCGAGCTGAATATCGAACAGATCCAAAATGCCGTCGACCACTTTAAGCTCATTATTTCGGAACCCATGATCAATCGATAA
- a CDS encoding acyltransferase — MCVDAPVMKKIAPDVKLGEGVKIYDFVNLYGCEIGDHSKVGTFVEIQKGAKIGRNCKISSHTFICEGVTIEDDIFIGHNVTFINDAFPRSTNEGGGLQTEADWVCVPTLIKRGASVGSSSTILCGVTIGERAIVGAGSVVTKDVPPDTIVAGNPARILRKITEEKK; from the coding sequence ATGTGCGTCGATGCACCCGTGATGAAAAAGATCGCCCCGGACGTCAAGCTCGGTGAAGGCGTCAAGATCTACGATTTTGTCAACCTCTACGGCTGCGAGATCGGCGACCACTCTAAAGTCGGAACTTTCGTCGAGATCCAGAAGGGCGCCAAGATCGGTCGCAACTGCAAGATCTCCAGCCACACCTTCATCTGCGAAGGCGTGACGATCGAGGACGACATCTTCATCGGCCACAACGTCACCTTCATCAACGACGCCTTCCCGCGTTCGACCAACGAAGGCGGCGGGCTCCAGACCGAGGCTGACTGGGTCTGCGTCCCCACGCTCATCAAGCGGGGCGCCTCCGTCGGTTCCAGCTCCACGATCCTCTGCGGCGTCACGATCGGCGAGCGCGCCATCGTGGGCGCCGGCAGCGTCGTCACGAAAGACGTCCCTCCCGACACCATCGTGGCCGGAAACCCGGCCCGCATCCTTCGCAAGATCACCGAGGAGAAGAAATAA
- a CDS encoding Gfo/Idh/MocA family oxidoreductase encodes MKKVLNVAVAGCGYWGPNLIRNFSALPDCRVKSICDPAPARLKHMKELYPTVEVTSDFDSLVSDKEIDAIVVATPVHLHYELAKKSLEAGKHTFIEKPMAQSSAQCAELIAIAEKKKLTLMVGHTFIYSAPVRRIKEIIDTGDIGEVQYVSSRRLNLGLFQKDINVAWDLAPHDISIILYLLGRPPVSVNCQGKAHVNKDIEDVTNMSIDFPNGGFATIHSSWLDPNKIREMVIVGSKRMIVYDDNEPLEKIKIYDKRVETPPHYDTFAEFTYSYHYGDIHIPYIKQTEPLKVEAQHFLDSIRKGSKPESGGLEGLRVIQILEASSRSLKDGGGSVEIDTTLGTDVPAMA; translated from the coding sequence ATGAAAAAGGTTTTGAACGTCGCCGTAGCCGGTTGCGGATACTGGGGACCGAACCTGATCCGGAATTTCTCGGCGCTTCCCGACTGCCGGGTCAAGTCGATCTGCGATCCCGCACCCGCCCGCCTGAAGCACATGAAAGAGCTTTATCCCACAGTTGAGGTCACCTCCGATTTTGACAGCCTGGTCTCCGACAAGGAGATCGACGCCATCGTCGTCGCCACCCCGGTCCATCTGCACTACGAGCTGGCGAAAAAAAGCCTGGAGGCGGGGAAGCACACGTTCATCGAAAAGCCGATGGCGCAGTCCTCCGCGCAGTGCGCCGAGCTGATCGCGATCGCCGAGAAGAAGAAGCTGACGCTCATGGTCGGCCACACGTTCATCTATTCGGCCCCCGTGCGTCGCATCAAGGAGATCATCGATACAGGAGACATCGGCGAGGTGCAGTACGTCAGCTCCCGCCGGCTCAACCTCGGACTTTTCCAGAAAGACATCAACGTCGCCTGGGATCTGGCGCCGCACGACATCTCGATCATCCTCTACCTGCTCGGAAGGCCGCCCGTCTCCGTCAACTGCCAAGGCAAGGCGCACGTCAACAAGGACATCGAGGACGTCACCAACATGTCGATCGATTTCCCGAACGGCGGCTTCGCCACCATCCACAGCAGTTGGCTCGACCCCAACAAGATTCGCGAGATGGTCATCGTCGGCAGCAAGCGGATGATCGTCTACGACGACAACGAGCCGCTCGAAAAGATCAAGATCTACGACAAGCGCGTCGAGACGCCGCCGCACTACGACACCTTCGCCGAGTTCACCTATTCGTATCACTACGGCGACATCCACATCCCTTACATCAAGCAGACCGAACCGCTCAAGGTCGAGGCCCAGCACTTCCTCGATTCGATCCGCAAAGGGTCGAAGCCCGAGTCCGGCGGCCTCGAAGGGCTTCGCGTCATCCAGATCCTCGAGGCGTCTTCCCGGTCGCTCAAGGACGGCGGCGGCAGCGTCGAGATCGACACAACGCTCGGGACTGATGTCCCCGCGATGGCCTGA